One Candidatus Woesearchaeota archaeon genomic window carries:
- a CDS encoding DUF393 domain-containing protein codes for MRPIIFFDGYCGLCNKFITYVQKRTDTFLFAPLTGKTAKHYHLPSTETIVLIDDVGIHTKSTAVLRILYQTGKLKPLWSVLFIIPRFIRDALYWLITKIRYKVFGKQRSCRTPTKAEKERFLP; via the coding sequence ATGAGACCCATCATCTTCTTCGACGGGTACTGCGGCCTTTGCAACAAGTTCATCACCTACGTCCAGAAGAGAACAGACACCTTCCTCTTCGCCCCCCTGACCGGCAAAACCGCCAAACACTACCACCTCCCCAGCACAGAAACTATTGTCTTAATTGATGACGTCGGCATCCATACCAAGAGCACCGCCGTCCTGCGCATCCTCTACCAGACCGGGAAGCTCAAACCCCTCTGGAGCGTGCTCTTCATCATTCCCCGCTTCATCCGCGACGCGCTCTACTGGTTGATAACAAAGATCCGCTACAAAGTCTTCGGAAAACAACGAAGCTGCAGAACACCAACCAAAGCAGAAAAAGAACGATTCCTCCCCTAA